One genomic window of candidate division TA06 bacterium includes the following:
- a CDS encoding DNA translocase FtsK has protein sequence MTRQVVRVAFYALGGALGLAAGYFFFKVLWHILLKTSSERKREVLAFLFLILTILIFVSLISYSPLDYPKTVTGGAVSSLGGVFGALTAHWLFRVLGYFAYMVPLSLLVWTANRMRGWDMEVLGKRTILSVVVVVLLALLISIVPPPVKTEAFRFAGELGGFLADLFLKVFGKVGAYVVGCGLMVAVLSSEQKVRNSINWIIGPLKRRRIKIRYPTVAKPKRANKKKQKSTQVDLPQEVVETRPQVSEERKAVPEPVSTLTGELADDEYQEEFLSILAEPPPVAPAETKEDLRRNSERVEKKLLDYGIGGRVVHVAAGPVITRYEFEPAAGVKVSRVAGLADDLALAMKAERIRIVAPIPGKAAIGIEIPNKRKVDVYLRDVLGSDHYRASKSRLTIALGKDIAGESIVSDVARMPHLLIAGATGSGKSVAINSMVASILYGASPSEVRFLMIDPKRLELPVYNGVPHQITPVLTEPKKSLDQLKEVIIWMDMRYREFATVGVRDIEGYNNKMPKKKPYIVIIVDELADLMITAPTEIEETLTRLAQMSRAVGIHLILATQRPSVDVITGLIKANFPARIAFQVASKTDSRTILDMNGAEKLLGRGDMLFLPPGKGEPVRIHGAYISTQEAKRIARLWSRKHLATMLARFFPKDKVSEVIRIVMEEDVVDSIVDRRTPGRREALLSLAQKLASEKLMDEEEAFSTFYGMEYYPKLDEKAQSEQESKRSYLSGDGELDELFENAKNLVVRHKIASVSLLQRRLRIGYARAGRLIDQLERQGIVGPYSGSKAREVLVSEERQIQL, from the coding sequence ATGACGAGGCAAGTTGTCAGAGTTGCCTTCTACGCTCTTGGTGGAGCCCTGGGTCTGGCTGCCGGGTATTTCTTCTTCAAGGTGCTCTGGCACATTCTTTTGAAGACGTCGAGTGAAAGGAAAAGGGAGGTCCTTGCCTTCCTTTTTCTTATTCTGACCATTCTCATTTTTGTGAGTCTCATTTCGTACTCACCATTAGATTATCCAAAAACCGTAACGGGTGGCGCAGTCAGCAGTCTCGGCGGTGTGTTTGGTGCTCTCACAGCCCACTGGTTGTTTCGTGTTCTTGGGTATTTTGCGTATATGGTCCCCTTGAGCCTTCTTGTCTGGACTGCTAACAGAATGAGAGGATGGGATATGGAAGTGCTTGGCAAGAGGACGATTCTGTCAGTGGTTGTTGTTGTTCTTCTTGCCCTCCTCATATCCATCGTACCGCCACCCGTCAAGACTGAAGCGTTCAGATTTGCTGGTGAGCTTGGCGGCTTTCTGGCTGACCTTTTCCTCAAGGTTTTTGGCAAGGTCGGTGCGTACGTGGTTGGTTGTGGGCTTATGGTGGCTGTCCTTTCCAGCGAGCAAAAGGTCAGAAATAGCATCAACTGGATAATTGGTCCACTTAAGAGGCGTCGCATAAAGATCAGATATCCGACAGTGGCGAAGCCAAAGAGGGCGAACAAAAAAAAGCAGAAGTCAACCCAGGTGGACCTACCTCAAGAGGTGGTTGAGACGAGACCCCAGGTTTCGGAAGAAAGGAAGGCTGTTCCTGAGCCTGTATCGACTTTGACTGGTGAGCTGGCGGATGATGAGTACCAGGAAGAGTTCTTGTCCATCCTTGCCGAACCACCGCCCGTTGCGCCTGCTGAGACAAAGGAAGACCTCCGCAGGAATTCCGAGAGGGTGGAAAAGAAACTCCTGGACTATGGAATAGGTGGAAGAGTCGTTCATGTTGCAGCAGGACCGGTGATAACCAGGTACGAGTTTGAACCTGCCGCAGGCGTGAAGGTGAGCAGAGTTGCTGGCCTTGCAGACGACCTTGCTCTCGCCATGAAGGCTGAAAGGATAAGAATAGTCGCGCCGATCCCTGGCAAGGCAGCCATAGGCATAGAGATTCCGAACAAGAGAAAAGTTGATGTGTACCTCAGGGATGTCCTGGGGTCTGACCATTATCGCGCGTCTAAATCCAGACTCACTATCGCATTGGGTAAGGATATTGCCGGCGAGTCGATAGTCTCAGACGTAGCACGTATGCCTCATCTGCTCATAGCAGGAGCAACAGGCTCTGGGAAATCTGTGGCGATCAACTCGATGGTTGCTTCCATTCTTTACGGTGCAAGTCCATCAGAGGTAAGGTTCTTGATGATTGATCCGAAGAGACTTGAACTGCCGGTATACAATGGTGTTCCACACCAGATAACCCCTGTCCTGACCGAACCCAAGAAATCCCTTGACCAGTTGAAAGAAGTAATCATCTGGATGGACATGAGATACAGAGAGTTCGCCACGGTCGGTGTGAGAGACATTGAAGGTTACAACAACAAGATGCCGAAGAAGAAGCCCTACATAGTCATCATAGTTGATGAACTTGCAGATTTGATGATTACTGCTCCCACAGAAATAGAAGAGACTCTTACCAGACTGGCACAGATGTCCCGGGCCGTTGGAATTCATCTGATACTCGCTACTCAGAGACCTTCAGTGGATGTGATAACGGGGTTGATAAAAGCGAACTTTCCTGCCAGGATCGCGTTTCAGGTTGCCTCCAAAACAGACTCGAGGACAATACTGGACATGAACGGAGCAGAGAAGCTGCTGGGCAGGGGGGACATGCTCTTCCTTCCCCCTGGCAAGGGCGAGCCAGTCAGAATACACGGAGCCTACATCTCCACTCAAGAAGCCAAAAGGATAGCTAGACTGTGGTCGCGTAAGCATCTTGCCACTATGCTTGCTAGGTTCTTTCCAAAAGACAAAGTGTCTGAAGTGATTCGAATTGTCATGGAAGAAGATGTGGTGGACAGCATAGTGGACAGGCGCACGCCCGGAAGGCGCGAGGCACTCTTGTCTCTCGCTCAGAAGTTGGCATCAGAAAAGTTGATGGACGAAGAAGAGGCTTTTTCCACATTCTACGGCATGGAATACTATCCGAAACTGGATGAGAAGGCTCAGAGTGAGCAAGAGAGTAAGAGAAGTTATCTTTCAGGGGATGGAGAGCTTGACGAACTGTTTGAGAACGCCAAGAATCTGGTTGTCAGGCACAAGATAGCTTCAGTCTCTTTGCTCCAGAGGCGCTTGAGGATTGGATATGCGAGGGCTGGGAGACTGATAGACCAGCTGGAGCGGCAGGGGATTGTGGGCCCCTATTCTGGAAGTAAGGCGAGAGAGGTTCTGGTCAGCGAGGAGAGGCAAATTCAGCTATGA